The window ACGCGCCAGCACCAAAGCCAAAGGAATGCCCAGCACGATGCAAAGGACCGTGCTGGCCGCCGACGTTCGCAAACTCAGCCCCAGCGCGGCCAGCGAGGACTCGGACGTGATCAGCGGAACGAACTGCGGCCAGTTCACTTTGGCCAGCATCGCAACCAGAGGAAGGACCACCAGAAGCCCGCCCACGGCTGCGACGGCATAGATCCAGCGCGGGATCCCTTGGTAGCCGGTGGCGCTTTGTCTGTTCATGGACTTCCTACGGTGCGCCAAATCCGGCGTCGCTGAGGACCTTCTTGCCTGCTTCATTGGTAACACTCTCAATGAACGCGGCAGCAAGTTCCTTGTTCTTGCTGGAGCTTACCGTGGCGATCGGGTAGGTGTTGACGGCCTTGTCCGATTCCGGGAACGCTATGCCCTTGACCTTGTCGCCGACCCCCTTCACATCCGTGACGTAGACCAGGCCGGCGTCAGCCTCGCCCGAGGTGACCTTGCCGAGGACATCGGTGACTGACGATTCTTCGCTGACAGGGCTCAACGTGACGCCGCTGGCCTTCTCCACCGTGTCCGTGGCCGCGCCACAGGGAACTTGGCTGGCGCACGTCACTACTTTGACGCCTGGCTTGGCGAGGTCAGCGAAGGACGAGATCGACGCCGGGTTGCTGGGTGGGACGGCGATCTCCAGGACGTTCGTGGCGAAGTTTGTTGCGGTACCGTCCAGCAGCTTGGCGTCGGCCAGCTTTGTCATGTTCTTGGTGTCCGCCGAAGCGAAGACGTCCGCGGGCGCGCCCTGGCTGATCTGCGTGACCAGGTCCGAGGAACCGGCGAAGCTCAGTGTCACCTTGGTGCCCGGGTTCTTCGCCTCGAAATCCTTAGCCAGTTGAGTGAACGTGGCTTTGAGGGATGCGGCCGCGAAGACGGTCACCGTTCCGCTCAGTTGGGATGTGCCACTGTTGCTCGTTGGCGTTGCGGCAGGGGCGGTGGAGCCGCAGGCCGTAAGGGCGCCTGCCAAACCAACCGCAACCGACATGCCCACGATGCATTTCTTTAGGTGGAGGGTCCTCATATGATGCTCTTTCCTTGCGGAGTTTCGATGATGACAGTGGTGGCTTTGACCACGGCTGTGGCGACGGATCCGAGTTCCAGCCCGAGCTCACGGACGGCCTCGCTACTCATGAGCGATACCACCCGGAAAGGGCCACACTGAAGCTCCACTTGGGCCATGACCTTGTCAGCGGTAATTCCCGTCACCAGGCCCACAAAGCGGTTCCGTGCAGAACTTCCGGAACGCGAGGGGTCGTCTGGGAGGTGGGACTGATCCCGAGCCAACGTGGCGAGCTCCAGCCCGTCCACGGCCAGTCGTCCTGCGCTGTCCTTCTGGGCAGTCAGCGTCCCGTTCTCCGTCCAGCGCCTCACAGTATCGTCACTGACGCCAAGGAAGCGGGCGGCCTCGGAAATTCGTATTTGCGGCATGAATTGAGTGTAGTTCCGTGTTTGCGGTTCAGGAGCCTCGAATGTTCCGCAAACGAATTATGACTTCGTGGCCGCGGCGCACCCTTCCCCGCCTGAGGCACCCCTTCGGCGTTCCCATCGCACCCGGTGGCGCACGACGCACCCGTAAGCACTGGTGCGCATGGCGGAAAGTGGTGCGCCGCCGTCGTCGTGCTCTAGCCGCCGGGGACCCGCAGTCGTACCCTGATCTGGGGGAGAGTTTCACTTTCAAAGGAACATCCCATGGAATGGATTCGTCCGGAAAGCCCGGACTATGACGAAGCCCGAAAACTCTTCAATGCGATGATCGACCGCAAGCCGGCCGTCATTGCCAAGTGCTCCGATCCCGGCGAGGTTGCTGAGGCCCTGAGCTACGCGCACAACCACAATTTGGACGTAGCGGTGCGTTCTGGCGGGCACTCGGTGGCGGGCATGTCCACCAACGATGACGGGCTGGTAGTTGACGTCCGCCCCATGAAATCGATCCGCGTAGACCCTGAGGCGAAAACCGCCACAGCCGGCGCCGGGCTCACATGGGGAGAATTCGATCGCGCCACGCAGCAACACGGTTTAGCGGTCACCGGCGGCCGGGCGTCCACCACAGGCGTCTCTGGATTCACCTTGGGCGGGGGCTCCGGATGGCTGGAGCGGTCGTACGGTTTCGCGTGCGACAACCTTCTTTCCGTAGACCTGGTCACAGCCTCCGGCGATCGCGTGACCGCAAGCCGGGACGAGAATCCCGAGTTGTTCTGGGCGCTCCACGGCGGGGGCGGAAACTTCGGCGTGGCCACGTCCTTGACGTTCCAACTCCACGATGTGGGCCCCACTGTCATGGCCGGCCTCATGCTGTTCCCCGGGGACGACGCACCGGATCTGTCGCGCGCCTACCGGCAGATTGCTTTGGAAGCACCCGACGCCGTCGGAACCGCCCTGGTGTACCTCACCGCCCCACCGGAAGAGTTCGTCCCGGAAGGGATGGTGGGCAAGCTCGCCGTCGGGATGGCATACATCTACGCGGGCAGTGTTGAAGCCGGCGAGGAGCACGCCAAGCCGTTCAAGGACCTCGGCCCCTCGGTGGACCTGGTCTCGCCCATGGAATACGCGGACTTCCAGTGCATGATCGACGACCCCCCGGACCACTACAACTACTGGAGCGCCGACTACCATAACGAGCTCAGCGACGATGCACTGGACGTACTGGTGGACTCGGCGCAACGCCTTCCCGGCCCGAACTCGCAGCAGCTGGTGGCACGGTGGGGCGGAGCCGTGGACGGACCTGCTGCAGCGAACACGCCGTTGCAGCACCGCGGAGCCTCGTGGGTCAGCCACCCGTTCGGCCTGTCCGAAACCCGGGAGGGCGGGCAAGAGGCAAAAGCCTGGGTCAAGCAGTTTCGGCAGGACATCGCACCCCACACCACGGGCGGCGTGTGGTTGAACTTCATCGGCGATGAAGGGCAGGATCGGATCATGGCGGCCTATGGCGAACAGAATTACCGGCGACTGTCCTTGGTGAAGCGCCAGTTCGATCCCGACAACGTGTTCCGCGGCAACCAGAACATCCTGCCGGCTGAGCACTGAGTTTCTGCACTCCTTCCCAGTTGCCGTGATCAGCGCGGGCAGAGAAGCCTGTACTTCCGGGACGGCAGCACGGCGGTAGACGTCCCGATGGCCGGCAACTGGGAAGGATCACATGGGTACACTTTGGCAATGGCCATCTACGTCGATCCACCCTTGTGGCCAGCGCATGGAACCGTGTTTTCGCACCTGGTTTCGGACTCGTCGCTGGATGAGTTACACGCGTTCGCGGCCGCCGCCGGCATTCCTGAGCGAGCCTTCGACGGAGACCACTACGACGTCCCCGAACGCCGATACGACGACCTCGTTTCCGCGGGCGCCATCCCTGTGGAGGCCCGCATCCTGGTCCGCAAGCTCATTGCCAGCGGACTCCGCATCCCCGCTCGTGAACGGAGCAAGGCCTTGACAGTACCTCTGATGGAACGTTGGAACAGCACCTATCCCGGCCACGAAGAGTTGGGGCTTGAGTTGCTGGAACGCTGGGGCGAAGACCGCAGGAAGTATCACAGCCGGACACATCTCCTCGCAGTTCTTGAGGCCTTGGATGTGCTGGCCGAACCGGAACAGCCTGCCCGAACCGTCTTGCTGGCAGCGTGGTTTCACGATGCCGTCTATGAAGGAGTCGCCGGGCAGGACGAAGAAGAGTCCGCACGTTTGGCAGAGGACCGGCTGACGGCCACTGGTCTGGCACCCCACGAAGTAGCTGAGGTGGCGCGCCTAGTCCGGCTCACCTCCACTCACCGCCCAAAGACAGGCGACTACGCGGGTGCACTGTTGTGCGACGCCGATCTGTCAGTGCTCGGCGGTGACCAGCAATCCTATGCTCGCTATCGTGCCGCCGTCCGCGAAGACTACGCCCATGTCAGCGACGACGACTTCGCGAAGGGGCGCGCCGCCGTCGTACGCGATCTCCTGAGGCTGGACCCGCTGTTCCACGGCGAACGCGCCAAAGCACTCTGGTTGGCAGCTGCCCGCCGGAACCTCTCCAGCGAACTCGCGTGAGCGGTTCCCCCGGCGAACACGGTGCACCGCAACGGCAGCTGCCGTACTCGGTCCGGTTCGAATGGGGGCTCGACGGCGCCCGCGCGGTAGTGCCGGGAGCGGATCTTGCCGTGGTGGTGGACGTCCTCTCCTTCACCACGTGCGTCAGTGTAGCGGTGGATCGTGCGGCGATGGTGTTTCCGTACCCGCTGAGGGACGCATCGGCGAACGAGTTCGCCGCTCATCACGATGCTGTACTGGCCGGACCGCGGGACTCGGAGGGGCTGAGCCTGTCGCCAGCGAGTCTCCGGGGTGCGTCGGTGCTGGATCGGGTGGTTCTGCCCTCCCCCAACGGTTCAACCATCAGCCATCAGCTTGCGGCTTCGGCACGTCAGGTGGTGGCGGTCTCGCTGCGCAATGCCGCCGCTACAGCAGAGTGGGTTCGCGCCACGCTGCCTGCCGATGCTGTCATTGCGGTTATTGCTGCCGGTGAGAAGTGGGCTCACGGTGCACTTCGGCCAGCGTTGGAGGATGAGCTCGGTGCGGGGGCCTTCATCGCCGGACTCGCCGCTGCCGGGCGGGGCAACTTCTCCCCGGAGTCGGCGGCTGCGGCGGCTGCCTTCGATGCGGCCGAACCTCGGCTGGCCACCATATTGCGGGGATGCTCCAGTGGCCGCGAACTCATGGATGCCGGCTACGCGGACGACGTCGACATCGCCGCAGAGCTGAACGCAAGCCAGGTAGTGGCTTTGTTGCGGGACGGCGCGTTTCAGGGCGCTTAGGCCTTCAGCCGTGTGCGAGGAGTTCCAGGGCGGACGGGGCCAAGCTAGCATAGAGGTGTGACCTCCTACCTCCCGGCCTCCCCTGAACTCCCGCTGGCCGCGCCCGACGTCGAGCACGTCCTGGCTGTCCGTGGCGTCGGCGGTTACCGTCAGTACCGCATCCCCGCCCTCGCCGTCAGCACGCGGGGCACTGTGTTGGCCGCTTACGACGGCCGGCCCAACTTGGACGACCTCCCCAATCCCATCGATCTCCTCCTGCGCCGAAGCTACGACAACGGGGTCACGTGGGAGCCTCAGCAGCTTGTGCGCACGGGTTCAGGTCTTCACGGATTCGGCGATCCAAGCCTTCTGGTTGACACCGAAACCGGGCGCATCTTCATGTTCCACGCCGCAGGTACCCACGCGGGCTTCTTCGAGGCCGTTCCCGGATTGACGCCCGATGACGACGTGCAGCATGCGGACGTCAGCTTCTCCGACGACGACGGCGACACCTGGCAGCACCGCCGGCTCACCGGACAGCTCAAGCACAGTGCCATCACAGGCCTTTTCGCCGCTGCCGGCCAGGGAATCCAAATACACGTTGGCCCCTACAAAGGCCGGTTGGTGCAGCAGTTTGTGCTGCTGGTGGACGGTGCCATTATGGCCGCCTCCGCATTCAGCGACGACCACGGCGAGACATGGAACCTGGGTGACCTGATCGGAGCGGGTCCGGACGGGATCGGGCCCAACGAAAACAAAGTTGTGTGTTTGGACGATGGCCGGCTGCTCCTGCATTCGCGGGCAACGCCGTGCAGGTTGTCGTCTGTGTCCGAGGATGGCGGGCAGACCTGGAGCCCGCTGCGGCCCATCCCGGAGCTACCCGACCCCAGCGACAACGGTTCAGTGGCGCGCTTCGACGGCCTTCCCGGTGTTGCTGCCCACGCGACGCCTGAGACCTCAGAGTGGCTGATCGCCAGCAACAATCAAGACCCGCAGCTACGACGGAATACTGTCCTGAGCCTCTCCCCCGACAGCGGCGCCTCGTGGCCGGCCAAGCTGTTACTGTGCGAGGGCAGTTCGGCCTACTCGACGGTTGCGCGGCTGCCGGACGGGAACATCGGAGTTCTGTACGAGCGGCACGGCTACCGGGAGATCGTGTTCGCTTCGATCCCTGCCGAACAGCTCACGGGGCAACTTCACCGCGTGCCCGCAGCGGCCCAGGCCTCGTTGGAGCCCACTGGCTTGGTCTTCGACATGGAGCTGCGGTCCATCACTCCAGGCAGGCCCGCGGTATGGCAAAACGCCGGCGAATTCCACGTCATTCCGTCCACCAGCGACGGCGAATGGGACGTGCAGACCTGGAAGGAAATCGGCCAAGGCTACTCCGAGCAAGACCAAGTCCTGGGCACTCGCGAGGCTCAGGATCTCAACTACGGACCCATCATCCCGGGCTACAAAGCCAGGGATATCCTCGCTTTCACCGGACGCATCCGCAACGTCGGCACCAAGCCGACTACCGGCGTCGTACTTCTCGGACCGCACAACAACGCAGACCGTTTCCCGCCCGCGGACCTGCTGCCCGGCGAGCACGCGCTGTACTTCACGCCCACGTACACCGTCACCGAGACGGACCTGACTCGCGAAACGCTGGACCTCGTTTTCACGGCAGAGGCCGACGGCGGCAGGGTGCGTTTGGAGCGGACGTTCCGTTTCAACCTGCGCACCGGCGCCGTGGTTGCTTCTTAGCGGCGGTGTGTCTTAGCGGCGGCGCCGCTCAGCGGTAGGTGCTGACGAACGGCTGGCTGGTGGGCACAATCTGCTTACCGAGGGGCATCAGAGACACCGGGATCAGTTTCAGGTTGGCAATGGCCAACGGGATTCCGACGATGGTGATGGCCATGGCAACCGCCGTGACCACGTGACCGATCGCAATCCAGATGCCCGCAACCAGAAGCCAAATCACGTTGCCAAGGAGCGCAAACACCCCGGATCCGCCCGGCTTCTCAACCACCATCTGGCCGAAGGGCCACAGGCAGTAGGCACCGATCCGGAACGAAGCGATGCCCCACGGGATGGTGACGATGAGGACGCAGCAAATGATGCCTGCCGCGAAGTACCCCAAGGCCAGCCAGAACCCACCGAAGACAAGCCAGATGATGTTAAGGAGCGTTTTCATAGTCTTCATTCTGCCCTGTTGGCCTGACAAAAAGCCTAGGGGTCTGCCCTGAATCTTCCCTGACTTCCAGCTGCCCTAAGTGCTGCGCGTACTGCTACCGGTACTGCTCCGCTAGGGCGGCGGTTCAACCAGCCAGGAGGCCGTCCAACTTGTCGAACGAGGTACCCCAGCCGTCGCGGGTCATTTCTACCCACTCCTCGGACGCAAACGGCCCCTGGGTGAGATTCATCCGGGTGCGTCCGTTGAGGTCCTCGAATTCGAGGTGCATTTCCTCGTACTCGTGGTCAGCGTCGGGAGCGGCCTTGGCCTGCGCCACCAGGAGAGCCGGGCTGTTGAGCTCGGTGATGGTGGCCTCGATGGGCGCCGACTGCTCGCCATTCTCATCCGACCACACCATGACTACCTGCCAAAGGCCGCCAACCCGGGGCTCAACGATGATCTGATCGCGTGGAGCATCCACCTCCACGGGCCCGAACCACAGGGTGAGTTTGTCCGGCTCCATCCAGGCTTCAAAAACCTTCTCGCGTGGAGCATCGAATTCGCGGCTCATCGTCAGGGTGTGCTGTTCCGTGCTCATGGCTTTAACTCCTGGTGTCGGTGATATTCGATGTCCAAGTAGTGGTGCGTCAAGGTAAATCGTGTCGTCATAACCGAGCCTAGTTGGCCCCACCGACACGATCAGTGAGTCTAAGCCTTGGCGGCTTCGACGAAAGCTCGGATCTTGGCCAGGTCCTTCACCCCGCGGGATTCCTCGACGCCGGAGGATACGTCAACTCCCCAGGCGCCCGCCGCCGTCGCGGCGAAGGCCACGTTGCCGGATTCGAGCCCTCCCGCAAGGAGCCACTCCCGCCCATCAAGTTCCTTTTCGCGGACGGAGGCGTAGTCCCAGGACTCCCCTGAGCCGGGAACAGCGGCATCGATCAAGAACATGTCCTCGCCCAGATCAGCGAACTCATCCTGCGGGGCACCCATGGTGACGGCCCGGATGAGCCGCATCCCGGCGTCGTGCACTGTTGTGACGTCGTTGGCCGTCCGGTGACCGTGCAGTTGCACCCATTCGAGGCCGGCGGCACGTGCCGTAGCCACCGCATCAGCGGCGTCCTCATGCCGGAAAACACCCACAGCATGAACACCGTCCGGCACCAGCGGCAGCAAAATGCGTACCTGATCCGGGCTGACTTCGCGTGGGCTGGCGGTGAGAACAAAGCCAACCGCGTCCGCACCGGCGTCGACCGCTTCACGCACGGATTCGGGCGTGCTCAAGCCGCACACTTTGACGAACATTCCCGTGCCTCCAGCCGTAATCAGAACGTTTTCCACATATGACGTTAGCAAGCCGCAATGCCAACGCAGAAGCTGCGTCCACCACTAGGCTGGTCGAATGGAGATTATCCGCTTTGCCGACGTCCGTCCCGAACCGTGGCGCAACGGAGGTGGGGTGACGCGCGAACTCGCCAGCCATCCGAAGGCCGCCTCCGCACAGGACGGCGCCTGGGATTGGCGGGTCAGCATCGCGGACGTTGCCAAAGCGGGCGAATTCTCCACTTTTCCCGGAATGGAACGGGTCATCACCATCATCGACGGCGAACTGCTGCTCCTCACGGTGGATGGCGCGGAGCACCCGTTGGAGAAGTACCGTCCGTTCCGGTTCTCGGGCGAGGCTGCGTCCTCGGCCACCCTTCCGACCGGCGACATCCGGGATTTGAACGTCATCGCACGCGCCGGCGCTTTCAAGGGCTATACCTCCATTGTGGAGATCTCCAAGAAGCGCGCGCACCCGGTCTTCGAGGGCCAGCTGGCCGTTCTGCTGGAAGGTAAGGCCACGGTCGCGCCCGGAGCTGCTGCTGATGAAGAGTCTGACGCCGACTCCCCGGCTCCCAGCGTCGGCGAACCTGTCGAGTTGTCGCGATACGACGCCGTGGTGGGCTCGGATACGCGGAGCCCGGAGATCTCAGGCCGGGGCTTCGTGGCAGTGATCTCGATCGACCATGTAGAGCCGACGCACTCCTGAGCTGGTGACTTTAGCCACCAGAGGTGGCCACACCGCAAGGGAGTTGCTAGCCTGAAATGAAGGTTCCCCTCTGGAACCTCCGGACGACGGTTCAGTACCCGGCATGCGACAAGACTGGCCAAAGGAAAATGTCATGTCGTGGTTAATTCTCATCCTCTCCGGGGCACTCGAAGCCGTCTGGGCTGCAGCTCTCCATCGCTCCAAGGGCTTCCGTAAACCCGTCCCCACAGTTGTCTTCCTGGTGTCGGTTGTCGCCAGCATGGCCGGACTCGCCATTGCGATGCAATCCATTCCTACCGGCACGGCCTACGCAGTGTGGGTTGGCGTCGGCGTGGTACTGACCGCGACGTACGCCATGGTCACCAAAGTTGAACGCGCGACGACGGCCCGGCTGCTTTTGCTTGCGGGCATCGGCGCATGTGTCATTGGCCTGAAGGTGGTGGCGTAGCCATGACTGAGAACACTGGAAACATCAAGAACACCGGCAACGGCATCTACTGGATCATCCTCTTGGCTTCAGCACTGCTCGAAGCCGTATGGGCCACGGCTCTGGGCTTGTCCAACGGCTTTACGCAACTCACGCCCACAGTGGTTTTCGCCATCACCGCCGTGCTGAGCATGCTCGGCCTGGGTATCGCCGTGAAGCGAATCCCCCTCGGCACTGCCTATGCAGTGTGGGTTGGAATCGGAGCTGCGCTGACCGTCGGTTGGGCCATGCTCACTGGCGTGGAATCCGCGAGTCCGTTGAAGCTGCTGTTCATCGCCGGAATCGTAGGCTGTGCTGCCGGTTTGAAGGTCCTGCCCGCTGAGAAACCTGTAGCCAAGGCCGAGTAGCAAGCGCTCCCCTGTCGTTCCCTCCCTTGTTGGCGCGGGCGTTCTGTTGCCCCGCGCTCTCTCCGTTACGATGGTTCCCTGCTCACCATGCCGCGCGCACGGCATACCTGGCAGGGAACCCCCGAACCGGGCCGGGCATGGAGGGGGCTGGGCACAGACTCGCCAGTCAGACACACTCCCAAGCCACGCGGGCTCACTCCACCGCCGCGCGCTCCCTCCGTCGCCGCGGGCGTT is drawn from Arthrobacter sp. 31Y and contains these coding sequences:
- a CDS encoding sialidase family protein translates to MTSYLPASPELPLAAPDVEHVLAVRGVGGYRQYRIPALAVSTRGTVLAAYDGRPNLDDLPNPIDLLLRRSYDNGVTWEPQQLVRTGSGLHGFGDPSLLVDTETGRIFMFHAAGTHAGFFEAVPGLTPDDDVQHADVSFSDDDGDTWQHRRLTGQLKHSAITGLFAAAGQGIQIHVGPYKGRLVQQFVLLVDGAIMAASAFSDDHGETWNLGDLIGAGPDGIGPNENKVVCLDDGRLLLHSRATPCRLSSVSEDGGQTWSPLRPIPELPDPSDNGSVARFDGLPGVAAHATPETSEWLIASNNQDPQLRRNTVLSLSPDSGASWPAKLLLCEGSSAYSTVARLPDGNIGVLYERHGYREIVFASIPAEQLTGQLHRVPAAAQASLEPTGLVFDMELRSITPGRPAVWQNAGEFHVIPSTSDGEWDVQTWKEIGQGYSEQDQVLGTREAQDLNYGPIIPGYKARDILAFTGRIRNVGTKPTTGVVLLGPHNNADRFPPADLLPGEHALYFTPTYTVTETDLTRETLDLVFTAEADGGRVRLERTFRFNLRTGAVVAS
- a CDS encoding HutD/Ves family protein — protein: MEIIRFADVRPEPWRNGGGVTRELASHPKAASAQDGAWDWRVSIADVAKAGEFSTFPGMERVITIIDGELLLLTVDGAEHPLEKYRPFRFSGEAASSATLPTGDIRDLNVIARAGAFKGYTSIVEISKKRAHPVFEGQLAVLLEGKATVAPGAAADEESDADSPAPSVGEPVELSRYDAVVGSDTRSPEISGRGFVAVISIDHVEPTHS
- a CDS encoding TOBE domain-containing protein, with the translated sequence MPQIRISEAARFLGVSDDTVRRWTENGTLTAQKDSAGRLAVDGLELATLARDQSHLPDDPSRSGSSARNRFVGLVTGITADKVMAQVELQCGPFRVVSLMSSEAVRELGLELGSVATAVVKATTVIIETPQGKSII
- a CDS encoding DMT family transporter; the encoded protein is MSWLILILSGALEAVWAAALHRSKGFRKPVPTVVFLVSVVASMAGLAIAMQSIPTGTAYAVWVGVGVVLTATYAMVTKVERATTARLLLLAGIGACVIGLKVVA
- a CDS encoding DMT family transporter; its protein translation is MTENTGNIKNTGNGIYWIILLASALLEAVWATALGLSNGFTQLTPTVVFAITAVLSMLGLGIAVKRIPLGTAYAVWVGIGAALTVGWAMLTGVESASPLKLLFIAGIVGCAAGLKVLPAEKPVAKAE
- a CDS encoding YccF domain-containing protein → MKTLLNIIWLVFGGFWLALGYFAAGIICCVLIVTIPWGIASFRIGAYCLWPFGQMVVEKPGGSGVFALLGNVIWLLVAGIWIAIGHVVTAVAMAITIVGIPLAIANLKLIPVSLMPLGKQIVPTSQPFVSTYR
- a CDS encoding FAD-binding oxidoreductase, producing MEWIRPESPDYDEARKLFNAMIDRKPAVIAKCSDPGEVAEALSYAHNHNLDVAVRSGGHSVAGMSTNDDGLVVDVRPMKSIRVDPEAKTATAGAGLTWGEFDRATQQHGLAVTGGRASTTGVSGFTLGGGSGWLERSYGFACDNLLSVDLVTASGDRVTASRDENPELFWALHGGGGNFGVATSLTFQLHDVGPTVMAGLMLFPGDDAPDLSRAYRQIALEAPDAVGTALVYLTAPPEEFVPEGMVGKLAVGMAYIYAGSVEAGEEHAKPFKDLGPSVDLVSPMEYADFQCMIDDPPDHYNYWSADYHNELSDDALDVLVDSAQRLPGPNSQQLVARWGGAVDGPAAANTPLQHRGASWVSHPFGLSETREGGQEAKAWVKQFRQDIAPHTTGGVWLNFIGDEGQDRIMAAYGEQNYRRLSLVKRQFDPDNVFRGNQNILPAEH
- the modA gene encoding molybdate ABC transporter substrate-binding protein, producing the protein MSVAVGLAGALTACGSTAPAATPTSNSGTSQLSGTVTVFAAASLKATFTQLAKDFEAKNPGTKVTLSFAGSSDLVTQISQGAPADVFASADTKNMTKLADAKLLDGTATNFATNVLEIAVPPSNPASISSFADLAKPGVKVVTCASQVPCGAATDTVEKASGVTLSPVSEESSVTDVLGKVTSGEADAGLVYVTDVKGVGDKVKGIAFPESDKAVNTYPIATVSSSKNKELAAAFIESVTNEAGKKVLSDAGFGAP
- a CDS encoding SRPBCC family protein; the protein is MSTEQHTLTMSREFDAPREKVFEAWMEPDKLTLWFGPVEVDAPRDQIIVEPRVGGLWQVVMVWSDENGEQSAPIEATITELNSPALLVAQAKAAPDADHEYEEMHLEFEDLNGRTRMNLTQGPFASEEWVEMTRDGWGTSFDKLDGLLAG
- a CDS encoding DUF4031 domain-containing protein, translated to MAIYVDPPLWPAHGTVFSHLVSDSSLDELHAFAAAAGIPERAFDGDHYDVPERRYDDLVSAGAIPVEARILVRKLIASGLRIPARERSKALTVPLMERWNSTYPGHEELGLELLERWGEDRRKYHSRTHLLAVLEALDVLAEPEQPARTVLLAAWFHDAVYEGVAGQDEEESARLAEDRLTATGLAPHEVAEVARLVRLTSTHRPKTGDYAGALLCDADLSVLGGDQQSYARYRAAVREDYAHVSDDDFAKGRAAVVRDLLRLDPLFHGERAKALWLAAARRNLSSELA
- a CDS encoding phosphoribosylanthranilate isomerase, whose translation is MFVKVCGLSTPESVREAVDAGADAVGFVLTASPREVSPDQVRILLPLVPDGVHAVGVFRHEDAADAVATARAAGLEWVQLHGHRTANDVTTVHDAGMRLIRAVTMGAPQDEFADLGEDMFLIDAAVPGSGESWDYASVREKELDGREWLLAGGLESGNVAFAATAAGAWGVDVSSGVEESRGVKDLAKIRAFVEAAKA
- a CDS encoding 2-phosphosulfolactate phosphatase: MSGSPGEHGAPQRQLPYSVRFEWGLDGARAVVPGADLAVVVDVLSFTTCVSVAVDRAAMVFPYPLRDASANEFAAHHDAVLAGPRDSEGLSLSPASLRGASVLDRVVLPSPNGSTISHQLAASARQVVAVSLRNAAATAEWVRATLPADAVIAVIAAGEKWAHGALRPALEDELGAGAFIAGLAAAGRGNFSPESAAAAAAFDAAEPRLATILRGCSSGRELMDAGYADDVDIAAELNASQVVALLRDGAFQGA